The Chthoniobacterales bacterium nucleotide sequence GCTCCGCTTTTCCCGCAGGCTCTCATCGAGCAGGAAATGTCGTCCGAGCGGGAAATTCCGATCCCGGACGAGGTGGCGCAAATTCTTCGTCAATGGAGGCCGTCTCCGTTGTTCCGCGCCCGTCGCCTCGAGAAGGCGCTGCAGACTCCGGCGAAGATTTACTACAAATACGAGGGCGTGAGTCCCGCCGGTTCGCACAAGCCGAACACCGCCATCCCGCAGGCTTGGTATAACAAGCAGGAGGGCGTCAAACGGCTCAGCACCGAGACGGGAGCGGGCCAGTGGGGCTCATCGCTCGCCCTGGCCTGCAATTTCCTCGGTCTCGAGTGCGAGGTGTTCATGGTGCGCGTGAGCTACGATCAGAAACCCTATCGGCGTGCGCTCATCGAAACTTACGGTGCGAAAGTCACGCCCAGCCCCAGCAACGAAACCGACTGCGGGCGCGCCATCCTCGCCGCGGACCCCGGTTGCCGCGGTTCGCTCGGCATTGCCATCTCCGAGGCGGTCGAGGTCGCAGCCAATGATCCCGACACCAAATACGCGCTGGGCAGCGTGCTCAACCACGTGCTCCTGCACCAAACCGTCATCGGCTTGGAAAGTTTCCGGCAGATGGAAATGGCGGGTGACGATCCGGATATCGTCATCGGGTGCACGGGCGGCGGATCCAATTTCGCGGGCATCGCCTTCCCTTACCTCGGGCGCAAACTCCGGGGCGAAGAGGATTACAGGATCATCGCGGTCGAGCCAGCCGCCTGTCCGTCCCTCACGCGCGGAAAGTTCGCCTACGATTTCGGTGACACCGCCAAGATGACGCCGCTCGTGAAAATGCACACGCTCGGCAGCAGCTTCATCCCGCCGGGGTTCCACAGCGGCGGATTGCGTTACCACGGCATGGCGCCGCTCGTCAGCCATGTGGTCAACGAAGGTTGGGTCGAGGCGCGCAACGTGCAGCAACTCGACTCCTTTGCCGCAGGTGTCCTCTTCGCGCGCACCGAGGGCATCCTGCCCGCGCCGGAGGCCAACCATGCGGTGGCTGCGGCTGTCGCCGAGGCGCACCGCTGCCGCGA carries:
- a CDS encoding TrpB-like pyridoxal phosphate-dependent enzyme; translated protein: MSDTIKYLLTEKEFPRAWYNLVADLPSPPSPPLHPGTLKPLSPEDLAPLFPQALIEQEMSSEREIPIPDEVAQILRQWRPSPLFRARRLEKALQTPAKIYYKYEGVSPAGSHKPNTAIPQAWYNKQEGVKRLSTETGAGQWGSSLALACNFLGLECEVFMVRVSYDQKPYRRALIETYGAKVTPSPSNETDCGRAILAADPGCRGSLGIAISEAVEVAANDPDTKYALGSVLNHVLLHQTVIGLESFRQMEMAGDDPDIVIGCTGGGSNFAGIAFPYLGRKLRGEEDYRIIAVEPAACPSLTRGKFAYDFGDTAKMTPLVKMHTLGSSFIPPGFHSGGLRYHGMAPLVSHVVNEGWVEARNVQQLDSFAAGVLFARTEGILPAPEANHAVAAAVAEAHRCREEGKAETILFNLCGHGHFDMAAYTDYLAGRLQNYEYPEEEIAAALSGLPPV